The following are encoded together in the Kribbella sp. CA-293567 genome:
- a CDS encoding class F sortase, whose translation MTAGRRRGRPSPIRRSGWVVLIGLCLAVTGVSLQLTGSPGAEGASGLPVAGSPELVGSPDEVGSPDRAGSVDQPLAEEIQPPAAAPNSRVRAAAKPSASSSARPAAVEKRPSPAARPGVPSRIAIARLGVIAPVVPIKALGGSLTPPSNPRQVGWWSGGALPGALRGSAVITGHTVHNGGGAFDDLEQVRSGDVVGVSTSRGLVRYRVTGVTTYRKQALARSAIELFGQSRPGRLVLVTCEDWTGKVYLSNVVVLAERIA comes from the coding sequence ATGACTGCTGGACGGCGACGCGGGCGGCCGTCGCCGATCCGGCGGAGCGGGTGGGTGGTACTGATCGGGCTCTGCCTGGCGGTCACCGGCGTGAGCCTGCAACTGACCGGCAGTCCTGGTGCGGAAGGCGCCTCGGGACTGCCGGTCGCGGGATCGCCGGAGCTGGTGGGATCGCCGGACGAGGTGGGATCGCCGGACCGGGCCGGATCAGTGGACCAGCCTTTGGCCGAGGAGATCCAGCCTCCGGCCGCGGCGCCCAATAGCAGGGTGAGGGCTGCGGCGAAACCATCGGCCAGCTCATCCGCCCGGCCGGCCGCTGTCGAGAAGAGGCCGAGCCCGGCCGCGCGACCCGGCGTACCTTCGCGGATCGCGATCGCCCGGCTGGGGGTGATCGCGCCGGTCGTACCCATCAAGGCACTGGGAGGCTCGCTGACTCCGCCGTCGAATCCACGGCAGGTCGGCTGGTGGTCCGGCGGAGCGCTTCCGGGGGCGCTGCGGGGATCGGCGGTGATCACCGGGCACACCGTCCACAACGGCGGTGGCGCCTTCGACGACCTCGAGCAGGTGCGGTCCGGCGACGTGGTGGGAGTGAGCACCTCGCGGGGACTGGTGAGATACCGGGTCACCGGCGTTACGACGTACCGGAAGCAGGCGCTTGCCCGCAGTGCCATCGAACTGTTCGGCCAGAGCCGTCCGGGCCGGCTGGTGCTGGTCACCTGTGAGGACTGGACGGGCAAGGTCTATCTGAGCAACGTCGTCGTGCTCGCCGAGCGGATCGCCTGA
- a CDS encoding PP2C family protein-serine/threonine phosphatase, producing the protein MSSLGGGNAAVRRVGRRAEALIRHARRSHQLAFVGLLALTVTVSSAALAMPTFIPTSVLVIPLLLGGLLLRFRSLVVLTVFALIIGSYVMSERASGLPKTGFVIVLGLIAWIILTGAKVRSRLGVQGTRGEQMLMELRDTLTAQGELPVLPAGWRAEHAIRSAGGASFSGDFVVSTTRSDEVLEIALVDVSGKGIDAGTRALLLSGAFGGLLGVVPVEDFLPAANHYLRRQDWSDDFATVVHVAVDLRSGEFEVRTAGHPPAIHFDSWSGRWQTRDADGPLLGLVEVPEFTVNRGQLKMGDALFLYSDGMVETPRRDIERGTDRLVGHAERLVASGFKGAALELVDEIGGPGDDSAIVVIHRKTNPSELAGTECAAPRTGRQNPLRRRSAVLRQLKAYTA; encoded by the coding sequence ATGAGTAGCCTCGGGGGCGGCAACGCTGCTGTGCGACGTGTCGGCCGCCGGGCCGAGGCGTTGATCCGGCACGCGCGCCGATCACACCAGCTGGCCTTCGTGGGTCTGCTGGCGTTAACGGTCACGGTCAGTTCCGCCGCGTTGGCGATGCCGACCTTCATACCCACCAGCGTGCTGGTCATACCTCTGTTGCTCGGCGGATTGCTGCTGAGGTTCCGCTCGCTGGTCGTGCTGACCGTCTTCGCACTGATCATCGGCTCCTACGTGATGTCCGAACGCGCCTCCGGACTGCCCAAGACCGGGTTCGTGATCGTGCTCGGGCTGATCGCCTGGATCATCCTGACCGGCGCGAAGGTGCGCAGCCGGCTCGGCGTCCAGGGCACTCGCGGCGAGCAGATGCTGATGGAGTTGCGGGACACGCTCACCGCCCAGGGCGAGCTGCCGGTGCTGCCGGCCGGCTGGCGGGCCGAGCACGCGATCAGATCTGCCGGCGGCGCGTCGTTCTCCGGTGACTTCGTGGTGTCGACGACGCGTTCCGACGAAGTGCTCGAGATCGCGCTCGTCGACGTGTCGGGCAAGGGCATCGATGCCGGGACCCGCGCGCTGCTGCTGTCCGGCGCGTTCGGCGGGCTGCTGGGCGTGGTGCCGGTCGAGGACTTCCTGCCGGCGGCCAACCACTACCTGCGCCGGCAGGACTGGAGCGACGACTTCGCCACGGTGGTGCACGTGGCGGTCGATCTGCGATCGGGTGAGTTCGAAGTACGGACGGCGGGGCATCCACCGGCGATCCACTTCGACTCGTGGTCGGGGCGATGGCAGACCCGGGACGCCGACGGGCCGCTGCTCGGGCTGGTCGAGGTGCCCGAGTTCACGGTGAACCGCGGTCAGCTGAAGATGGGCGACGCGCTGTTCCTCTACAGCGACGGCATGGTGGAGACTCCGCGCCGGGACATCGAGCGCGGTACCGACCGGCTCGTCGGCCATGCCGAGCGCCTGGTCGCGTCCGGCTTCAAGGGCGCCGCCCTCGAGTTGGTCGACGAGATCGGCGGACCGGGCGACGACTCGGCGATCGTGGTCATCCACCGCAAGACGAACCCGTCCGAGCTGGCCGGCACCGAATGCGCAGCTCCCCGGACCGGACGGCAGAACCCACTGCGCCGCCGCTCCGCCGTACTGCGGCAACTGAAGGCGTACACAGCGTAG
- a CDS encoding Fpg/Nei family DNA glycosylase — translation MPEGHTLHRLANDVRDDFGGRVVRTSSPQGRFVEGAALLDGHVLRGTEAHGKHFLADFEGAGWLHIHLGLIGKVDFGRIEAGESAPEPVGQVRLRLQNATAYADLRGATVCEVLTDGEREALIKRLGPDPLRDDADPEPAWKRIHRSKLPIGQLLMDQEVLSGVGNVYRAEVLFRAKLHPKTPGHLVKKKEWQGMWTDLLTLMRDGVETGRIDTVAADHTPEAMGRDARQDDHGGEVYVYRRQGLHCHVCDSVIRTELLAGRNLFWCPKCQRTGLTRRG, via the coding sequence ATGCCCGAAGGCCACACCCTGCACCGGCTGGCGAACGATGTCCGGGACGACTTCGGCGGCCGCGTCGTCCGGACCTCCAGCCCGCAGGGCCGGTTCGTCGAGGGCGCCGCGTTGCTCGACGGACACGTCCTGCGCGGGACCGAGGCCCACGGCAAGCACTTCCTCGCCGACTTCGAGGGCGCCGGCTGGCTGCACATCCACCTCGGCCTGATCGGCAAGGTGGACTTCGGCCGGATCGAGGCCGGTGAGTCCGCGCCCGAGCCGGTGGGACAGGTGCGGCTCAGGCTCCAGAACGCCACCGCGTACGCCGATCTGCGCGGCGCGACCGTCTGCGAGGTGCTGACCGACGGAGAGCGCGAGGCGCTGATCAAGCGCCTCGGACCGGATCCGCTGCGCGACGACGCCGACCCCGAGCCGGCCTGGAAACGGATCCACCGCAGCAAGCTGCCGATCGGGCAGTTGCTGATGGACCAGGAAGTCCTGAGCGGCGTCGGCAACGTCTATCGGGCCGAGGTGCTGTTCCGCGCCAAGCTGCACCCGAAGACGCCCGGCCACCTGGTCAAGAAGAAGGAGTGGCAGGGGATGTGGACCGACCTGCTGACGCTGATGAGGGACGGCGTCGAGACCGGCCGGATCGACACCGTCGCCGCCGACCACACCCCTGAGGCGATGGGCCGCGACGCGCGCCAGGACGACCACGGCGGAGAGGTCTACGTCTATCGCCGGCAGGGCCTGCACTGTCATGTCTGCGACTCGGTGATCCGGACCGAACTGCTGGCCGGGCGCAACCTCTTCTGGTGTCCGAAGTGCCAACGCACCGGGCTGACCCGGCGAGGCTGA
- a CDS encoding ribose-5-phosphate isomerase: protein MRVHIGSDHAGFDLKNHLVQHLLGAGHDVVDHGPAVFDAVDDYPPFCLRAAEGVVGDPGSLGIVIGGSGNGEQIAANKVKGVRAALAWSTETAELGRLHNDANVVSVGARMHTEAEATAFVETFLSTAYSGEERHTRRIQMLASYETTGELPPLPSS, encoded by the coding sequence ATGCGAGTGCACATCGGCTCTGACCATGCCGGCTTCGACCTGAAGAACCATCTGGTCCAGCACCTCTTGGGTGCCGGACACGACGTCGTCGACCACGGCCCGGCCGTCTTCGACGCGGTCGACGACTACCCGCCGTTCTGCCTTCGGGCGGCCGAGGGCGTCGTCGGCGACCCGGGCAGTCTCGGCATCGTGATCGGTGGGTCGGGCAACGGTGAGCAGATCGCCGCGAACAAGGTGAAGGGGGTCCGGGCCGCGCTGGCCTGGAGCACCGAGACCGCCGAGCTCGGCCGGCTGCACAACGACGCGAACGTCGTCAGCGTCGGCGCGCGGATGCACACCGAGGCCGAGGCGACCGCGTTCGTCGAGACCTTCCTGAGCACCGCCTACTCCGGCGAGGAGCGGCACACCCGCCGGATCCAGATGCTGGCGAGCTACGAGACGACCGGCGAACTGCCGCCACTGCCTTCTTCCTGA
- a CDS encoding mycothiol-dependent nitroreductase Rv2466c family protein yields the protein MTPTADFWFDPACPWAWMTSRWMLEVEQVRDVRTAWHVMSLAILNEERDEHDANWLRKLGLVRVLIAAEQAHGNDALLPLYTALGNRIHVEGRGINGDGVLEESLAEAGLPASLLEAATTDQYDEALRKSHREGMELVGMEVGTPIISVEDTAFFGPVVTPAPKGEAAGKLWDGVRLVAATDGFFELKRTRDREPVFE from the coding sequence ATGACCCCCACCGCTGATTTCTGGTTCGACCCGGCCTGCCCCTGGGCCTGGATGACGTCTCGCTGGATGCTCGAGGTCGAGCAGGTCCGCGACGTGCGGACCGCCTGGCACGTGATGAGCCTGGCGATCCTGAACGAGGAGCGCGACGAGCACGACGCCAACTGGCTGCGCAAGCTCGGCCTGGTCCGGGTGCTGATCGCCGCCGAGCAGGCCCACGGCAACGACGCGCTGCTCCCGCTCTACACCGCACTGGGCAACCGCATCCACGTCGAAGGCCGCGGTATCAACGGCGACGGCGTGCTCGAGGAGTCGCTGGCCGAGGCCGGTCTGCCCGCCTCGCTGCTGGAGGCGGCGACCACCGACCAGTACGACGAAGCGCTGCGCAAGTCCCACCGGGAAGGCATGGAGCTGGTCGGGATGGAGGTCGGTACGCCGATCATCTCCGTCGAGGACACCGCCTTCTTCGGTCCGGTCGTCACTCCGGCCCCCAAGGGCGAGGCGGCCGGCAAGCTCTGGGACGGCGTCCGGCTGGTCGCGGCCACCGACGGCTTCTTCGAGCTGAAGCGGACCCGGGACCGCGAGCCGGTCTTCGAGTGA
- the pepN gene encoding aminopeptidase N, with amino-acid sequence MPGTNLTRDEARIRAGLVSDVSYAIELDLTTAASGAATFASTTTLSFTAEPGASTFADLIAATIREVTLNGSSLDPDSVYDGARLRLDGLAERNELVVVADCIYSRTGEGLHRSVDPADKETYLYTQFEVPDARRVFTTFEQPDLKAPFTFTVSAPARWVVISNAPTPEPKPYKGENGEELATWSFAPTEPISTYITAVVAGPYHVVTDEYVGPNGTYPMSLLCRPSLADALDAEDLFEVTKQGFELFERAFGTPYPFHKYDQAFVPEYNMGAMENAGCVTIRDEYIYRSRTTHAELESRANTVLHELAHMWFGDLVTMTWWDDLWLNESFAEWASHWAQATATTKYAGAWTTFCNARKNWAYRQDQLPSTHPIAADMVDFHAVEVNFDGITYAKGASTLRQLVAFVGEDTFISALKEYFADHAFGNTELADLLKPLEKASGRDLDDWTERWLRTAGVNTLRADFTVDADGAFQSFAIEQTAAADHPTLRPHRLAVGLYRLTGEGLVRTERFEVDIDGPRTELAELVGATQPDLVLLNDDDLTYAKIRLDERSRLTLVESIDQLKDSLARALAWGAAWDMTRDAEMPASQYVGIVLKGIRAETDLTGVRSLLGQATTVINSYAAPENRDALRAQYEQALSGLLADAEAGSDHQLAFARAYIGGVFSAEGADRLAQWLAGTDLPAGLVVDTDLRWTLIVALARLGKVEAGDIDDELTRDTTMTGQERAAQARAARPTAEAKADAWQIAVEAGDTPNETQFRTILGFQQPGQEELLRPYIGKYLTAAKDVYTRLGSSMGENVLVYLSPRGLPEQSTLEALSGWLDAEADSIDAPTLRYVGEARADLVRALEAQRRDAIG; translated from the coding sequence ATGCCTGGAACCAACCTGACGCGCGACGAAGCGCGCATCCGCGCCGGCCTGGTCAGTGACGTCAGCTACGCGATCGAGCTCGACCTGACCACCGCCGCGAGCGGCGCCGCGACCTTCGCGTCGACGACCACTCTCAGCTTCACCGCCGAGCCGGGGGCGAGCACCTTCGCCGACCTGATCGCGGCCACCATCCGCGAGGTGACGCTGAACGGCAGCTCACTCGATCCGGACAGCGTGTACGACGGCGCTCGGCTACGGCTGGACGGCCTGGCCGAGCGCAACGAGCTGGTGGTGGTCGCGGACTGCATCTACTCGCGCACCGGCGAAGGGCTGCACCGCTCGGTCGACCCGGCCGACAAGGAGACCTACCTCTACACCCAGTTCGAGGTGCCGGACGCGCGCCGCGTCTTCACCACCTTCGAGCAGCCCGACCTGAAGGCGCCGTTCACCTTCACCGTTTCCGCGCCGGCCCGCTGGGTCGTCATCTCCAACGCCCCGACCCCGGAGCCCAAGCCGTACAAGGGTGAGAACGGGGAGGAGCTGGCGACCTGGAGCTTCGCGCCGACCGAGCCGATCTCGACCTACATCACCGCCGTGGTGGCCGGCCCGTACCACGTCGTCACCGACGAGTACGTGGGCCCGAACGGTACCTACCCGATGTCGCTGCTGTGCCGCCCGTCGCTGGCCGACGCCCTCGACGCCGAGGACCTGTTCGAGGTGACCAAGCAGGGCTTCGAGCTGTTCGAGCGCGCCTTCGGTACGCCGTACCCGTTCCACAAGTACGACCAGGCCTTCGTGCCGGAGTACAACATGGGCGCGATGGAGAACGCGGGCTGCGTGACCATCCGCGACGAGTACATCTACCGCAGCCGCACCACCCACGCGGAGCTGGAGAGCCGCGCGAACACCGTGCTGCACGAGCTCGCGCACATGTGGTTCGGCGACCTGGTGACGATGACCTGGTGGGACGACCTGTGGCTGAACGAGTCGTTCGCCGAGTGGGCCAGCCACTGGGCCCAGGCCACCGCGACGACGAAGTACGCCGGCGCCTGGACCACCTTCTGCAACGCCCGCAAGAACTGGGCCTACCGGCAGGACCAGCTGCCCTCGACGCACCCGATCGCCGCCGACATGGTCGACTTCCACGCGGTCGAGGTGAACTTCGACGGCATCACCTACGCCAAGGGCGCCTCCACGCTGCGCCAGCTGGTCGCGTTCGTCGGTGAGGACACCTTCATCAGCGCGCTGAAGGAGTACTTCGCCGACCACGCGTTCGGCAACACCGAGCTGGCCGACCTGCTCAAGCCGCTGGAGAAGGCCTCCGGGCGCGACCTGGACGACTGGACCGAGCGCTGGCTGCGCACCGCGGGCGTGAACACGCTGCGGGCCGACTTCACCGTCGACGCCGACGGCGCGTTCCAGAGCTTCGCGATCGAGCAGACCGCGGCGGCCGACCACCCGACGCTGCGGCCGCACCGGCTCGCCGTCGGCCTCTACCGGCTGACCGGCGAGGGCCTGGTCCGGACCGAGCGGTTCGAGGTCGACATCGACGGCCCGCGGACCGAACTGGCCGAGCTGGTCGGCGCGACCCAGCCGGACCTGGTGCTGCTGAACGACGACGACCTGACCTACGCCAAGATCCGGCTGGACGAGCGGTCCCGGCTGACGCTGGTCGAGTCGATCGACCAGCTCAAGGACTCGCTGGCGCGCGCGCTGGCCTGGGGTGCCGCCTGGGACATGACCCGCGACGCCGAGATGCCGGCCAGCCAGTACGTCGGGATCGTGCTCAAGGGCATTCGCGCCGAGACGGACCTGACCGGCGTACGGTCGCTGCTCGGGCAGGCCACCACGGTGATCAACAGCTACGCCGCACCGGAGAACCGCGACGCGCTGCGGGCGCAGTACGAGCAGGCGCTGTCCGGGCTGCTCGCGGACGCGGAGGCCGGCAGCGATCACCAGCTCGCCTTCGCCCGGGCCTACATCGGCGGGGTCTTCTCCGCCGAGGGCGCGGACCGGCTGGCCCAGTGGCTGGCGGGCACCGACCTGCCGGCCGGCCTGGTGGTGGACACCGACCTGCGCTGGACCCTGATCGTCGCGCTGGCCCGCCTCGGCAAGGTCGAGGCCGGTGACATCGACGACGAACTGACCCGCGACACCACCATGACCGGTCAGGAGCGGGCCGCCCAGGCCCGCGCCGCGCGGCCGACCGCCGAGGCCAAGGCCGACGCGTGGCAGATCGCGGTCGAGGCCGGGGACACCCCGAACGAGACGCAGTTCCGGACCATCCTGGGCTTCCAGCAGCCCGGCCAGGAGGAACTGCTCCGGCCGTACATCGGCAAGTACCTGACCGCCGCCAAGGACGTCTACACCCGGCTCGGCTCGTCCATGGGCGAGAACGTGCTGGTCTACCTGTCCCCGCGCGGCCTGCCGGAGCAGTCCACGCTGGAGGCGCTCAGCGGCTGGCTGGACGCCGAGGCCGACTCGATCGACGCTCCGACCCTGCGGTACGTCGGAGAAGCTCGTGCCGACCTGGTCCGCGCGCTGGAGGCCCAGCGTCGCGACGCCATCGGCTGA
- a CDS encoding DUF5130 family protein produces the protein MPAGDAFTPEQLYDVERAVRHAEEASGLHFSVYVGGADSETRPFALELLNELDDPDNSVLVYVDPAARRLEIVTGSNARRQLTDTAAGLAALTMQTSFATGDLTGGLVTGVQQLGTHAHQAPLLHADEPHKR, from the coding sequence GTGCCAGCTGGTGACGCATTCACCCCGGAACAGCTCTACGACGTCGAGCGCGCCGTCCGGCACGCCGAGGAGGCGTCGGGCCTGCACTTCTCCGTGTACGTCGGTGGCGCCGACTCCGAGACCCGCCCGTTCGCTCTGGAACTGCTGAACGAGCTCGACGACCCGGACAACAGCGTCCTGGTGTACGTCGACCCGGCCGCACGCCGGCTGGAGATCGTGACGGGCTCCAACGCCCGGCGTCAGCTCACGGACACCGCGGCCGGCCTGGCCGCGCTGACCATGCAGACGTCCTTCGCCACCGGCGACCTGACCGGCGGCCTCGTAACCGGCGTTCAGCAGCTGGGCACGCACGCGCACCAGGCGCCGCTGCTGCACGCGGACGAACCGCACAAGCGATAG
- the ctaJ gene encoding aa3-type cytochrome oxidase subunit CtaJ, translating to MITLLSGHTLLVFVGIPALVVAVLALLVFASSIAQGPRYRPGLSWWAPPVWINGPTPAKPNPASLPELPAGNTPAAAGTGVARTTGGASASW from the coding sequence GTGATCACTCTGCTCTCCGGCCACACCTTGCTGGTGTTCGTCGGTATCCCGGCACTGGTCGTGGCGGTGCTGGCCCTGCTGGTCTTCGCCTCCTCGATCGCGCAGGGTCCCCGCTACCGTCCGGGCCTGTCCTGGTGGGCGCCGCCGGTCTGGATCAACGGTCCGACCCCGGCCAAGCCGAACCCGGCCAGCCTGCCGGAGCTCCCGGCCGGCAACACTCCCGCGGCCGCCGGCACCGGCGTCGCCCGTACGACCGGAGGCGCAAGTGCCAGCTGGTGA
- a CDS encoding lytic polysaccharide monooxygenase auxiliary activity family 9 protein: MLRTRKLTLAGVAVGALALTAATSIPLAYGHGYTTAPISRAKHCANKTVSNCGQIQWEPQSTEGPKGFPGAGPADGKLCSAGLGQFNELNDQRGGAWPATQVSSGASFSFKWRLTAMHATTDFKYYVTKQGWNQGAPLSRSALDLNPFLTFPMNGARPAADVTHQGRLPNRTGRHMILAVWTIADTAMAFYQCSDVNFGSSLSKTGTDFEF; encoded by the coding sequence ATGCTGCGAACACGCAAACTCACCCTGGCCGGAGTCGCTGTCGGAGCGCTCGCTCTGACAGCGGCCACGTCGATCCCGCTGGCCTACGGCCACGGCTACACCACCGCACCGATCAGTCGCGCCAAACACTGTGCGAACAAGACGGTGTCGAACTGCGGTCAGATCCAATGGGAACCGCAGAGCACCGAAGGCCCGAAGGGATTCCCCGGCGCTGGTCCGGCCGACGGCAAACTCTGCTCGGCCGGCCTCGGGCAGTTCAACGAACTGAACGACCAGCGCGGTGGCGCCTGGCCGGCCACCCAGGTCAGCTCGGGCGCGAGCTTCAGCTTCAAGTGGCGCCTGACCGCGATGCACGCCACCACGGACTTCAAGTACTACGTCACCAAACAAGGCTGGAACCAGGGTGCGCCACTGAGTCGCTCGGCGCTCGACCTGAACCCGTTCCTGACCTTCCCGATGAACGGGGCACGGCCCGCCGCCGACGTCACGCACCAAGGCCGGCTGCCGAACCGGACCGGTCGGCACATGATTCTCGCGGTCTGGACGATCGCCGACACGGCGATGGCGTTCTACCAGTGCTCCGACGTCAACTTCGGCAGTTCGCTGTCCAAGACCGGTACCGACTTCGAGTTCTGA
- the malQ gene encoding 4-alpha-glucanotransferase — protein sequence MTAPTPALVELAVAHGVATEYWDWRGKHVQVSSEVVSAVLAALGVDASTPERAADALADHQQARWRRTLPATVVMRAGWTPWFAVHLPHGSTAEVWVDLEDGGQRRDIPQQEHWVEPEWVDGVRVGEATYQLPGDLPLGYHRLCARIGSNPEISVGSLTVTPQRLEPQKLERTWGWVLQLYSVRSRRSWGIGDLHDLADLAAWSANDLGAGFVLINPLHAAETAGRMEPSPYLPASRRFANPLYLRIEDIDEYGDLAPAERDRVRTLGLQARALSEDADALDRDTVWAAKREALQLLFGVRPSIGRIAEYGSYCDREGQGLIDFATWAAIADVHGPEWSKWPAELQDPAAPAVVAFRNENPDAVEFHCWLQWQLDDQLCRTQARAKSAGMSLGVLHDLAVGVHPDGADAWALKHVLAAGIHVGAPPDAFNQQGQDWSQPPWRPDALAASGYAPWRDLVRSVIRHSGGLRIDHILGLFRLWWVTSPDRPTEGTYVRYDHEALIGILVLEASRADVVVVGEDLGTVESWVRDYLTERGVLGTSVLWFERDADGDPLPPERWRELCLATVTTHDLPPTAGYLAGDHVELRDRLGLLTRPVAEELAVDEADRDSWLNALRERHLLGNADGDVERIVEALHRYVAHTPAKLVGVALTDAVGERRTQNQPGTTDEYPNWRIPLGGPGGVPVLVEDLPNNQRLRRLIGVLHS from the coding sequence GTGACTGCTCCCACTCCAGCCCTTGTCGAGCTAGCCGTCGCGCATGGAGTGGCGACCGAGTACTGGGACTGGCGAGGCAAACACGTACAGGTCTCGTCCGAGGTCGTCTCTGCTGTGCTCGCCGCGCTCGGTGTCGACGCGTCCACCCCTGAGCGCGCCGCCGATGCGCTGGCCGATCACCAGCAGGCTCGCTGGCGTCGCACTCTGCCTGCCACGGTGGTGATGCGGGCCGGGTGGACGCCCTGGTTCGCGGTGCACCTGCCGCACGGCTCCACCGCCGAGGTGTGGGTGGATCTGGAGGACGGCGGCCAGCGTCGTGACATCCCGCAGCAGGAGCACTGGGTCGAGCCGGAGTGGGTCGACGGCGTACGGGTCGGCGAAGCGACGTACCAACTGCCCGGTGACCTTCCGCTCGGCTATCACCGGCTGTGCGCGCGGATCGGCAGCAATCCGGAGATCTCGGTCGGCTCGCTGACCGTCACGCCACAACGGCTGGAGCCGCAGAAGCTGGAGCGGACCTGGGGCTGGGTGCTTCAGCTGTACTCCGTGCGCTCCCGCAGGTCGTGGGGGATCGGCGACCTGCACGACCTGGCCGACCTGGCCGCGTGGTCGGCCAACGACCTGGGTGCCGGCTTCGTGCTGATCAACCCGCTGCACGCCGCCGAGACCGCCGGCCGGATGGAGCCCTCGCCGTACCTGCCGGCCTCCCGGCGGTTCGCGAACCCGCTCTACCTGCGGATCGAGGACATCGACGAGTACGGCGACCTGGCGCCCGCCGAGCGGGACCGCGTCCGGACGCTGGGCCTGCAGGCGCGGGCACTGAGCGAGGACGCGGACGCGCTGGACCGCGACACTGTCTGGGCGGCCAAACGCGAGGCCCTGCAGCTGCTCTTCGGGGTCCGGCCGTCGATAGGCCGCATCGCGGAGTACGGCTCGTACTGCGACCGGGAGGGCCAGGGGCTGATCGACTTCGCCACCTGGGCCGCGATCGCCGACGTGCACGGACCCGAATGGAGCAAGTGGCCGGCCGAGCTGCAGGACCCGGCGGCACCCGCAGTTGTTGCCTTCCGCAACGAAAATCCGGATGCGGTGGAGTTCCACTGCTGGCTGCAGTGGCAGCTCGACGACCAGCTCTGCCGGACCCAGGCGCGGGCGAAGTCGGCCGGTATGTCGCTGGGCGTCCTGCACGACCTGGCAGTCGGCGTACACCCTGATGGTGCCGATGCGTGGGCGCTCAAGCACGTACTCGCCGCCGGCATCCACGTGGGCGCGCCGCCGGACGCGTTCAACCAGCAGGGACAGGACTGGTCGCAACCGCCCTGGCGGCCGGACGCACTGGCCGCCAGTGGGTACGCGCCGTGGCGCGACCTCGTCCGGTCGGTGATCCGGCACAGCGGCGGACTGCGGATCGACCACATCCTGGGGCTGTTCCGGCTCTGGTGGGTGACGTCGCCCGACCGGCCGACCGAAGGCACCTACGTGCGCTACGACCACGAAGCGCTGATCGGCATCCTCGTCCTGGAGGCCTCCCGCGCCGACGTGGTCGTGGTGGGGGAGGACCTCGGCACGGTCGAGTCCTGGGTGCGTGACTACCTCACCGAACGCGGAGTCCTCGGTACGTCGGTGCTGTGGTTCGAGCGCGATGCCGACGGAGACCCGCTGCCGCCCGAGCGCTGGCGTGAGCTCTGCCTGGCCACCGTGACCACCCACGACCTGCCGCCGACCGCCGGCTACCTGGCGGGCGACCACGTCGAGCTACGGGACCGGCTCGGCCTGCTGACCCGGCCGGTCGCCGAGGAGCTCGCCGTGGACGAGGCGGACCGGGACTCCTGGCTCAACGCGCTGCGCGAGCGGCACCTGCTCGGCAACGCGGACGGCGACGTCGAGCGCATCGTCGAGGCGCTGCACCGGTACGTCGCGCACACGCCGGCCAAGCTGGTCGGCGTCGCCCTGACCGACGCGGTCGGCGAGCGGCGTACGCAGAACCAGCCGGGCACCACCGACGAGTACCCGAACTGGCGGATCCCGCTCGGCGGGCCGGGCGGCGTACCGGTGCTGGTGGAGGATCTGCCGAACAATCAGCGGCTCCGGCGCCTGATCGGCGTCCTGCACAGCTGA